In Eupeodes corollae chromosome 3, idEupCoro1.1, whole genome shotgun sequence, a single genomic region encodes these proteins:
- the LOC129951865 gene encoding DNA excision repair protein ERCC-5 homolog, producing the protein MGVTGLWKLIEPCGQPVPVEILENKVLAIDISIWLHQVVKGFQDNKGSALANSHLLGLFHRLCKLMFYRIKPVFVFDGKVPLLKRETIAKRNQKRNKLVNEAERIQNLLLQSLAKEKVVQQALGTKATEELLKASPSKSKTNEKCKDEDIFKLPDLPKLEQSTTENEDEPSCSSESDSSFCESKPRINYNQNLQAIDVKSEHFRNLPPDIRHEILIDIKETRKQSSWGKLHELPAKSNDFSTFQMKRLLKRRQVQESIEEVQKEMDGVRTFTLSELEDIFTEEGIIETSSLSGTKHISSDSNTRYLLVRDLKETLANAALEENKVKLENNSKKPKIEEAEKNHFDLEEADLERAIQMSLDDAAPYSESDYCYRKEGRKLNSEQRAVLRNAGVGLARDFMIEHACMNDEDVQSLLENTQINDELNYNSCLQDKNQTIITSNESLKIVQNQDLAEASSSSKNELLKSSILIKNEEISQLDKQSPKSPKISEEDEEIGIISDSNSDSDLEEVKDISQQPSNSVISKTVSKEMEIFVDPSKAIDQEEDIFADVFKPTEDKKIEVKKTSLNVSDILQDLKKQAAEVTKINLSDIKLNTQTIDVSDDESVLSQKLVYDTDSDSSENIPTEVIPKSMSDATSLPEAPSVLERDDIEKASKSLDGENLLLPIKSECNEVIEIIDNDLSEKSATNLTPSKTRDISNFFETKFIIKRTPEKKDEIEDVPKVTPPFFVRKSPKSSSEKKRSSTNHDDSPLNKSRKVNKMLFNKSVDEDDDEGFTEIKEIVDKEEDMLEVAAMALKEKKSTEELEDMASTLAKEKRDLEKERNRQGRMGMTITEKMNSECMELLRLFGVPFIVAPMEAEAQCAFLDTVQLTNGTITDDSDIWLFGGRTVYKNFFAQNKHVMEFKCDTIQSSFNVDRNKLIQLALLVGSDYTTGINGIGAVTALEILATFTPKDLAQVDPSQQTSTVLTSLINFREWWKNTKTNTVIGSSVRHRLRNKLANIEVYEEFPSTAVAEAYLKPTVDNNQNSFSWGTPDVESIREFTRANFGWTRNKTDEILGPVLKKLNEKTSQSAITNYFSIKSVSSSSKQLAVSKRVQQAINSMSADFKPDEEVDKEKPKKQRKKRLVSTTADSTNNDEISPKKNKRVSKKKVNLPPARKSEVIPQRQKDQEEMEQKKKLAAEMLKQSKQKRGKNN; encoded by the exons atggGAGTAACTGGTTTGTGGAAATTAATTGAACCATGCGGCCAACCAGTGCCTgttgaaattttggaaaataaggtGTTAGCCATAG ATATCTCTATATGGCTTCATCAAGTCGTAAAAGGCTTCCAGGACAACAAAGGTTCAGCCCTGGCTAATTCACACCTCCTAGGTTTGTTTCATCGGTTATGCAAACTGATGTTCTATCGAATAAAGCCGGTCTTCGTATTCGATGGAAAAGTTCCTCTTTTAAAAAGGGAAACTATT GCAAAGCGTAATCAAAAAAGGAACAAGTTGGTTAACGAAGCAGAGAGAATTCAAAATTTGCTGTTACAATCTCTGGCAAAGGAAAAGGTTGTACAACAGGCTCTTGGCACAAAAGCCACAGAAGAACTTTTGAAAGCATCtccttcaaaaagtaaaaccaATGAGAAATGCAAAGATGAAGATATTTTCAAACTGCCAGATCTGCCAAAACTAGAACAAAGCACCACCGAAAATGAAGATGAACCTTCTTGTAGTTCAGAATCCGATAGTTCATTTTGTGAATCCAAACCCCGAATAAACTACAACCAAAACCTGCAAGCTATTGACGTGAAAAGTGAACATTTCCGCAACCTTCCTCCCGACATAAGACACGAAATCCTAATAGACATCAAAGAAACAAGAAAGCAATCATCCTGGGGAAAACTGCATGAGCTTCCAGCCAAGAGCAATGACTTCAGTACATTTCAAATGAAGAGATTATTGAAAAGGCGCCAAGTACAAGAGAGCATAGAAGAAGTCCAAAAAGAAATGGATGGGGTGCGGACATTTACGTTAAGCGAATTGGAAGATATATTTACGGAAGAGGGGATAATTGAGACATCTAGCTTAAGTGGCACAAAACATATTTCATCAGATTCAAACACTCGTTACCTTTTAGTACGTGATTTGAAAGAGACTTTAGCTAATGCCGCTTTAGaggaaaataaagttaaacttgaaaataattcaaagaaaccaaaaatagaagaagcagagaaaaatcattttgatttaGAAGAGGCTGATTTAGAAAGAGCTATTCAAATGTCATTGGACGATGCGGCTCCCTATAGTGAAAGTGACTATTGTTATAGAAAAGAGGGGAGGAAGCTTAACAGCGAACAACGAGCAGTGTTAAGAAATGCCGGTGTTGGACTTGCTAGAGATTTTATGATTGAGCATGCGTGCATGAATGATGAGGACGTTCAAAGTCTCTTGGAGAACACTCAAATCAATGATGAACTTAACTACAATTCTTG TTTGCAGGACAAAAACCAGACCATAATAACCTCTAATGagtctttaaaaattgttcagaatCAGGATTTGGCAGAAGCAAGTTCCTCTTCCAAAAATGAGCTCCTTAAATCCTCCATATTGATAAAGAATGAAGAGATTTCACAACTAGACAAACAATCTCCAAAAAGTCCCAAGATTTCAGAGGAAGATGAAGAAATAGGTATAATTTCAGATTCAAACAGCGATTCAGATTTAGAAGAAGTCAAGGATATAAGCCAACAACCATCAAATAGtgtaatttcaaaaactgttagcaaagaaatggaaatatttgTAGATCCATCCAAAGCAATAGATCAAGAGGAAGATATTTTTGCAGATGTATTCAAACCAACAGAAGACAAAAAGATTGAAGTAAAGAAAACATCATTGAATGTATCAGATATTCTTCAGGATTTAAAAAAGCAAGCTGCTGAAGTAACGAAAATTAATCTTTCTGATATAAAACTTAATACACAAACTATAGACGTTTCAGACGACGAAAGTGTGCTAAGTCAAAAACTTGTATATGACACCGATAGTGATTCTTCTGAAAATATTCCGACAGAAGTAATACCAAAATCCATGTCGGATGCAACATCTCTGCCAGAAGCTCCTTCGGTTTTAGAAAGGGATGATATTGAAAAAGCATCTAAGTCTTTGGATGGCGAAAATTTACTTTTGCCAATAAAATCAGAATGCAACGAAGTTATCGAAATTATTGATAACGATTTATCAGAAAAATCTGCGACTAATTTAACACCATCAAAAACAAGAGATATATCtaattttttcgaaaccaaatttattataaagagaacaccagaaaaaaaagatgagatTGAGGATGTTCCGAAGGTGACTCCACcattttttgtacgaaaatcACCGAAATCTAGCAGTGAAAAAAAGAGAAGCTCAACTAATCACGATGATTCGCCACTTAATAAATCGCGCAAAGtcaataaaatgttgtttaataaGAGCGTCGACGAGGACGACGATGAAGGTTTtacagaaataaaagaaatcgtAGATAAAGAAGAGGATATGCTAGAAGTTGCAGCAATGGCTTTGAAAGAGAAAAAATCCACAGAAGAATTAGAAGATATGGCATCGACGTTAGCAAAAGAAAAACGAGATTTGGAAAAGGAAAGAAATCGTCAGGGTAGAATGGGAATGACTATAACTGAGAAAATGAATTCGGAATGCATGGAGTTGTTGCGGTTATTTGGAGTTCCATTTATTGTTGCTCCTATGGAGGCTGAAGCGCAGTGTGCATTCCTTGATACAGTTCAACTTACAAACGGAACAATTACTGACGATAGTGATATATGGCTGTTTGGGGGTAGAACGGTGTATAAGAACTTTTTTGCCCAAAACAAACATGTTATGGAGTTCAAGTGTGACACAATTCAGAGCTCCTTCAATGTTGATCGGAATAAACTTATTCAGTTAGCGTTGCTAGTTGGAAGTGATTATACTACAG GTATTAATGGAATAGGTGCAGTGACTGCACTAGAAATACTAGCAACTTTTACTCCAAAAGACCTCGCACAAGTAGATCCCAGTCAACAAACATCTACAGTTCTGAcaagtttgataaattttcgTGAATGGTGGAAGAACACTAAAACCAATACAGTAATTGGGAGTTCAGTTCGACATCGACTTCGAAATAAACTGGCAAACATTGAAGTTTATGAAGAATTTCCAAGTACTGCG GTGGCTGAGGCATATCTTAAGCCTACAGTGGATAATAACCAAAACTCATTTAGTTGGGGAACACCGGATGTAGAATCCATAAGGGAATTTACGAGAGCAAATTTTGGCTGGACAAGAAACAAAACTGATGAAATCTTAGGACCAGTCTTAAAGAAACTTAACGAAAAAACTTCACAATCAgcaataacaaattatttttcgataaaaagcGTTTCTTCAAGTTCAAAGCAATTGGCAGTTAGTAAACGTGTTCAGCAAGCAATAAACAGTATGTCAGCAGATTTTAAACCTGATGAGGAAGTCgataaagaaaaaccaaaaaaacaaagaaaaaagcgATTAGTAAGCACAACTGCGGATAGTACAAATAACGATGAAATTTCaccaaaaaagaacaaacgTGTAAGCAAGAAGAAAGTTAACTTGCCACCGGCAAGAAAATCTGAAGTAATACCCCAGCGACAAAAAGATCAAGAAGAAATGgaacaaaagaagaaattagCCGCTGAAATGTTGAAGCAATCCAAACAAAAAcgaggaaaaaataattga
- the LOC129950213 gene encoding STING ER exit protein produces the protein MPKVVSRSIVCSDSKDQEEYNDEKPLHIYYCLCGKLSLILDCDIEKLPLRSTDGARVIDGKLRAHKLTYNVGETVYIDRTPKGIEKQFRLHCKSCDLPVYYRHLPESHVTFILDGALVKTKNETQFRSLKQSEDIIADPSEAGPSQKVMVTRHTKNMGKFSSVTVSTIDEEEDEIEAREVADSYANNARIIEKQLLRKGGKLTEAGARTKLNDEVPAKKSRGTLLDI, from the exons atgcctaAAGTAGTATCTCGTAGCATTGTATGCTCTGATTCAAAAGATCAAGAAGAATACAATGACGAAAAACCCTTGCACATCTATTACTGCCTTTGTGGGAAGCTGTCTTTAATCTTAG ATTGTGATATTGAAAAATTGCCCCTCCGATCGACCGACGGCGCCAGAGTCATTGACGGTAAACTCAGGGCACATAAATTAACTTACAATGTTGGTGAAACTGTTTATATAGACCGGACACCGAAAGGGATCGAGAAACAGTTTAGACTTCAt tgcAAATCGTGCGATCTTCCTGTTTATTATCGGCACTTACCGGAGTCACacgtaacatttattttagatgGAGCATTAGTTAAGACCAAAAATGAAACCCAGTTTAGATCATTAAAGCAATCGGAAGATATTATTGCGGATCCAAGCGAAGCAGGTCCCTCACAGAAGGTTATGGTTACGcgccatacaaaaaatatgggAAAATTCAGTTCAGTTACTGTATCAACCATTGATGAAGAAGAGGATGAAATCGAAGCG AGAGAAGTTGCTGACAGCTATGCAAATAATGCaagaattattgaaaaacaGTTACTTCGAAAAGGTGGTAAGCTGACAGAAGCTGGCgcgagaacaaaattaaatgatgaAGTGCCAGCTAAAAAATCACGAGGAACTCTTTTggatatataa